TTAGCTCTTGTGTTTGGTTTCACTTAGTTCTTCATGCTTCACAAAACCTCTCCATCaatcagagatggcaaaagtactcacttcccatactcaagtagaagtacagatacttgtgttcaAAAATATACTAGTAgtagtactgatttaacttctttactcaagtaaaagtaacaaagtacaggcttggaaatttacttaaagtataaaagtaaaagtagccttgcgaatgacaaccattttttatgcaaagctacctgggtCACACAAATGTCAGATAAGGCcaaggatgattgggaatgtcttgctgtttgtctgccgaatctctgggatctccgttttcttcattttcaatcatgtcaccgtccatactactatgtgctaacgttaccgccatcaagccGCAATGATTTGCCGCGAATGAATGCCGCCGAATCGAGTAGTTGTCTTGTAGTGGTGCATCAAGTGCAatgtatattcccatccaaatagaatgaattcggtattgatgacgCGAAAAACGGTAACGGTAACTccactgaaattatttgaaactaaagtaaggagccaattttgtaaaatgtaaggagtagaaagtattgatatttgtgttaaaaatgtaaggagtaaaagtctACTTGagtacttcccatctctgccaTCAATTACATCAAAATTGATCGACCTGGAACAGTCACTTCTctacaaacattttaaattttgaccatatgacaaacacaaaaagttttttttttattacattacataaatCATGCCAGAAAAAGTTCACCCTGTCTTCTCTGTAGAAAACAAACACTCAGCCCTGTAGATTTTGGCGTGTGTCACTGACTGTATGCCCTCCGCTTGTTGAAAATAGAGTGACTCAGGACTTTTTCCACTGCTCACTGGCTCACTATCACTCtgcaacaccttttttttttttttacattacattcagCTAGTTTCTGTCTTTTAAAGTATCTTTTGATGAAAACAGTTGCAGGCTCAGTAGAAAGACAGGACACAACACTGTGGGTTCAAAGCTGTCAATATGGCACCTCATCTCTCTCCACCTTTTGCTTTTGTGGTTCATAACATGCAAGTAAAGAAGAAAAGCCATAAAAATCATATTTTGAAAAGAACACGAGCTGAGCAAAGACCTGAATGTTGTCATAGTTGGAAGTTTTTAGAAGTTTTTATGTCTCGTTGGAAAACTGTCAAAGTTTTGGTGAATTTTGTCATGTTGTAAATTACAGCAGTAATATTCTTGTCATGGTGTGTTAGCAGGGTTTGTTGGTTTATCAAGTTTACTTTCTCTTTCAGTTTAAGTTTGTTCAAGTAATATAGTTGAAGTCGGTGATGAATTTAGAAATTGTATTACTGCTATCAGTCTTGCTTTGTGCTTACTGggaatataaataaaagaaaaaccatGGAAAACAGAGTAAAGGGAATTATTTACATCTCTATATAGCCTAGCTGTAGTCTCAACAGAAAATCCATGTTGTACAGGAAATTAAGtatttgattattttcattattgaataCGGTTGTTTAGTTCAGACAATTGTTGAAAAAGCCAGGAGCTAAAGCTGATGTCTTCACATTGATTGTTTTGTCTAACAAACAGTCTAAAACTGAGAGATATTCCATTTTgtaatcattaaaaaaataaaaaaacagaaatgagcAAATTATCACATTTTAGAAGTTGGAACCAGCAAATGTTGGCTTTATAAATGACctaaacaactaatcaattatcaaGATAGTTCATCTTGAGTTAATTGAAATAGTCAATTTTCTGTTACTAATCGATTAAACAACAAACTGCAGTAATTTGACCTTACACCATACAAAAAGGTATGGTTGTAGTTTATGAAGCATTCTTGTGATGTCATAGCCTGTCTGTAGACGTGTGAGCTATCCATCTGTCCACATAGTCTGGAGGTctttgttgtggtaggttttctGTCTTGTGGCAACTGTGTTTTTCTGCTTGGCTGTCCACTGTGGATGTGGGCACGTACGTAGCCAGGAAGCTGAGGTTTTCGCTcacttaatgttttttttctttctacgaTTTTACATTGTGTTACAACATGAGGAGTTAATCTAAAAAGTAATTTGGCTCTTACAGATGTACAAATGTCAAACTCTTCAGGTgagtgtgatatatatatatatactgtatatatatatgacttaTACAAATTACTTAAATGATAAAtcagttatcaaaatagttcATCTTAAGTTAAGTTAAATAGTTGATTGATTTTCTGTAACTATTCAATTAAACTAATAATCATTTCAGCACAACAGGGAATATCTTAGACCTTTAAATTCAATAAAGAAAACCTCCCATATGAACAcactttccattcagaaaagACCTAGACCGGAAACTGATGGAGATTAAATCTATCACGTCAAAGTTAGCATACGTTTCCAACACACTGCGGTGGAAATGATTTAAGctttaacctttttttcttatttctttttAGTTTCTCTCAATCCTTATTACAAGCACTTCTACATATTGAGATTATCTCCTCTCTGTGTGGTGTGAGTTGACGTATTGTGATCTCTGTCAATTTCTGTTTTGAATTTGTTTTCGCCTGCTATCACATAACCATTCCACACTACAGTCAAAACCTCCCAATTTTAATCTAATTTTTATGTCTTCAGACACCTATACAGATGCTCTAAATCAGAATCCTGCCAGACACATCACATTGTAGTTGTTTAAACGATGGAGTGGGGTAAAATTCCCCTTTACAGTTTTCCTCCCATAAAGGAAAACTTACAAACTTGAGTCTCTAAAGCAGAAGGAATTATCTAGAATGAAAAAGCACCTGTTTAACGGAAGAACAAGATGCTGGAGAATGGAGGCTTTGAGGGCGGACTGCAACTTCCTGTTGTGGCTTTTGTCACCAGCTTGTTAGTCTGCAAGCTTCATGCAGTCACAACCTGTGGGTGCTTAACTCTTGCTAAATATCTCATCCAGACATAGGGCATATCACAGAGCTGAAAGTCCTGAAAAAACAAACTTTCTCTTGGTGAGTAACATAGAAGTGCTTGTAGCATTGCATgttgttcattttcatttcataggTCACACACTGTGAGTGTACTAGTAACACATTGGGCTTTTTAAACCAGCATATTCCTAAAAAcattcagccttttttttttaaatgcaggcaTTGCTTAAATGATTTCCCTTTCTATCTTTCTAGTTCATTTCCACCATCTACACCCAGGACTCCAAGCCAAAGTCCAGCCCATCTCTCCCAGGTCTCACCATGTCCATCGACCCGGCGGCCGAGCTGCCTTTCTTCTACGGCAGCATCAGTCGCTCAGATGCCGAGCAGCACCTAAAGCTGGCCGGGATGGCCGATGGGATCTTCTTGCTGCGACAGTGTCTCCGCAGTCTGGGAGGCTACGTCCTGTCTGTTGTGTGGAACCTGGAGTTTCACCATTACTCCATAGAGAAGCAGCTTAACGGTACTTACTGCATCTCAGGAGGGAAGCCTCACTGTGGGCCTGCAGAACTCTGTGAGTTTTACAGCAAAGACCCTGATGGGCTGGTGTGCATCCTGAAGAAACCCTGTCACCGCTCCCCGGATACACCGATACGTCCCGGCGTCTTTGACAACCTGAGAGAAAACATGCTGAGGGAGTACGTGAAGCAGACCTGGAACTTGGAGGTGAGGCTCTGCTGAGGCTGTTGAGTACTGTGGAACAGTTACCTTTAATGGCCTTTAGTTTGTAGACTCTAAAAGTGAACGGGTTCCTACTTTTCAAGAAGTTAAAATAAGTTGTAGTATAATTGAATATGTAAATGCAAGAGATAAGTGAATTAGCATTTAGTAATTAAAGGTTCCAGTGGTGGGATGTAACTAATtagatttactcaagtactgtacttacgTACTATTTTGAGGTATTTTgtatgtactttacttgagtatatgCATTTTTATGTAGCTCTGTGTGTATTCCCCACAACATTACAGAGGGAAACATTTTACTCTTTACTCCATTCATTTGACAGATATAGTTACTGaccagattaagattttacatacaaCTTATAATAAACttacaaaatacaacacattgaTAAAGATTAAACAATCATTTAACTTGTCATATTTAAGATATCTATGTGCTGTTAGCTGTGCACCAAAGAGAAATGTTCCCTCTACCATTCTCACAAAGTTTCTATTTGAATAACCGTTTCCAATGATAACTGAGAAGTTTACAAGAGATCATATAATCCAATATTTcacaagtataaaaaaaaaggtgtagctggattttgttttttttcttccctctcgTATTAATCATCTTACAACCACTTAGACTTATCTGATGACAATTTGGAGGGGCCCAAACCACAGGTTGGGAACCACCGAACTAGATTACCTGTCCTGTAAATAAAGAAGTTAAAACTAGCTACACCTCGACCAGCTACAACAGAGAAATGCTTTAACATTGCTGCATCGGTAATAACAATCTAATAATGTCACAGGGAGATTTTACAGCAGAatgactacttttacttttgatataaGTATATTTTACTGATAATTGTTTGTCAGAAGTaggattttaaatgcaggacttgtacttgtaatggagtatttttacattctgGTATTGGTAGTTTAACTAAAGGATATGAATACTTCTTTCACTGGTCAGTTAACACAAATTACTTTCTCCACAATAATTACTATTTCCCTTTCTGTTAACGGTTTTTATTGGAACTACTTTTAGTAAAGAAATAGTTCCTAAGAACTATTGGCAGTGTGTTCCTTGAGTTATCCAGAGTTTTCTGGAAGGATATGTCGCTGAACGTACACTCAaatcggcgtcgcttcggtgtgttccgaggcacttttttgaccaactcagggaggcagtcagtccgactgccttcgGGGTTGGTTTGTCAGAGCCTTTAAGGGTCCTTGATGCCGGCCATCAAGGATCCTTACAGAGAAAACAGTCACACTTactgaaatatttaaaaaaaatacacacacacacacacacatacatacagacaaaaTAAGCAGAACATCCATGTGATTTTGGaaagtgcacatttttgtgtctttgtttactCAGTTTGAGGTCCAGCCCTCTGAAGTCCAACTTCAATCCAAAATCCTGTAGTTTTATGATTTGTCTCCTGCTGCAGACAGTCACACACTGAGACCAGTAGCCTTTTATCACTGGTGGGCTTCAGCTAAACAGCCAAACTGGCTCCAGATGTATGTGGACTCAGCAGGGACCAAAAAGAGCCAGATATGTCATAATGGCCCTCTCTCTCAGCAGTGTTGGAAACTAACAGTACATGTACTCAAGTACTATACTTTAGTACACTTTTGTGATACCGTTTTCTcttactttctacttctactccataTATTTCAAAGggaaatgttgtactttttactccactacattcatttgACAGATATAAGATaagagataagataagatagactttattaatcccacactggggagaTTCTGGggagctcaaaagaaaaaaatttacacacatcagaataacacaaatacacattaagtagacataggagaaacaatatacataaagtataagaaatagaaaaaatagaattagttataataataataataataataaaacatttacataataaacacccttatataaacagacagtatataaacaaagatatacagatgagtaaggtgcgGATGAATATAAATTACACATTGCACAATTGGAGGTAACacagagtaataaataaataaataaatatgctaGTGTAATAATGTAGGTACATTGTACagattaaaggagaattccggtcgatttcaacatcTTAACCTTAGTCTCTTAACTTGTTTGTAATGTCATTAAAAGTACCCATGTGAAGTAATTCCTTCTGAgcgaacacagtgaatctgactgcagtagatgtaaaagaaatgcatgaaagttgtgctaattcagctctgtttagttccggtgttgagacagcagagtgcttagggaccgtctacaaactacaacaccaaaaagagcACCAATTGTTTTCGTTGTTcacgctactgacagcactccaaatttacaaacaacagagctacgtgttgaaatcgaccggaattctcctttaaagcACATAATTAGCACataagaaacataaaaaaaaaacgtattaaaCATAATGCACTGCAAAAGATTAAACCAGTGGTTTCCAACTGGTTCCCAGCTTGTGGCACTATTGACATACCCCTATAAActtcttaaattattttatttgaattacAGTTTTAGGCCCACATTACAttacttatttattaaatataaatttatATCATTAATTTTTcatcataatttatttatttttttgctgcttttaaatgtcttatgtatccctgtacggtgtccttgagtgccgagaaaggcgcctttaaataaaatgtattattattattattattattattatagacctttttcacggcagccatgttgacatgtcatagtaggaaaagcacaggtgtattcaaaaccattaatgctggctgcattccacttaggagaggccctggtattgtccatgctgactcactgaaatagcttcctgggacacttgatggaattgagccattgttaaggttatcaatttcagctgtgcttttcctactgtgacaagtcaaaatgtctgctgtgaaaacggtccattattattattattattattattattattattattattattattattatccagtattttacaaaaaaaggcAAGGATTAAAGGTggtgtaggtaggattgggacgatccaggatttagccaaaacatttgaacatcaacaacttctcagtccctcccccctttctgctaaagcccaaaacagtctcctaagcccctccccccacaagggagaatgaatgtgtgtgcgtgagcaGCGATTGACACACAAATGTGAAGTGCACCTCTTTTAGAGTGCTGTATTAATATCTCTTCAGGATATCAGGTGTCCAGTGGcaaacacttttacaaacatTGCTGAATGAATTTGTGTCTCAATGTGTGAATTCTGCATGTCTATTTTTTTCTGCTCAGGGAGAAGCGATGGAGCAGGCCATCATCAGTCAAGCTCCTCAGCTAGAGAAACTGATCGCCACCACGGCCCATGAGAAGATGCCATGGTATCACGGTAAAATCTCCCGGCAGGAAGGTGAGAGGCGGCTTTACTCTGGAGCACAACCAGACGGAAAGTTTCTGTAAGTTGCTCATGGGGATGTTTTTgcactgcttttctttttctttgtcaacCAAAGGTCAAAGGTCTTTATGTAGGTTTTAAGcaacactgttttttgtttcttagagtgagagacagagaggagtcGGGTACTTTCGCTCTCTCCATGATATATGGGAAAACAGTGTACCACTACCAGATCCTCCAAGATAAAGCAGGGAAATATTCAATGCCAGAGGGAACAAAGTTTGACACAATCTGGCAGGTCGGTCATACCTTGTTCATTGTCTAGTGATTATGTTGCAGCTGAGGACATTTTCagaattaaaatgtaatgttatCTTAATCTCTCCAGCTGGTTGAGTACCTGAAGATGAAAGCTGATGGCCTGGTGACTAATCTCGGGGAGGCGTGTGTTAACGGAAAAACTGCTGGAAGTAGGTCTACTGAACATCTTATTTCCTTTTCTCAGACACGTCAACATTATGTAATACCTGCAAAACTCGCTGAGTTTCCAGTTCATGTTTGTGGGTTATTTGTAACATACAGCCTTGTTCATCGTTACACCTACTACTGAAATTGTTGATATAGGCCTAAATCTAATCTGTTTTATAATCTTTCAGAGACACCCAGTCTTCCTGCAACAGTGAGTAGTGACAACATCCTGCACTGTTTAAGTCTACATATGTTTCATTATCTGAGATTTATTTTAATGGAATGTTACTCTTTCAGAGGCGGCCCGTCACAAATGGATACACACCGCCACCTCGAGGTCAGTCACCTGAAGTACAACCAGCTAAAACCCCTTATATTACACATACAGTTATACTGCAACAttactgtaaacacacataTTTAGCTGCTCTGTTAAATGCACTTGCAGCAAAATAAGTTTGAAGGAATCTGTATATAAACCAAAAACACATACCACAGATTGTATAGCAACTTTGCAATGCCTGTCCCTAGATGggcctttaaaataaaaaacggaATAAGGAAGTATAAACAAAactacaaaacacaaacaaggaTACAATCAGTAGTATAAGAAGTATTCAGtccttttactttagtaaaaataCTGATACACCAGTCCTgttgtaaaagtaaaagtcctgcattgaagtgcactcaagtaaaagtatataagtgttatcagcaaaatgtacttaaagtatcaaaagtaaaagtacataatattacagtaggcctatattaatattacattattattatggtTGCATTCATGTATCAGCAGGTGGAGGGAAAGTTTATATagtgttgggtagtttaatttgttAACAATGCACCATATTTTGTATACTGATCATATACTTTGTGtataaaatcttaatctgaaaaATAACTAGTAACTTTGGCccgtcagataaatgtagtggaaaaagtacaatatttaccgctaaaatgtagtgcagtagaaGTATTAAGTAACATTAAATGGAAATGCTCAAGTTAAAGTACCTCAAAaatgtactttccaccactgcctgcAATCCTTTTACAGTTACTGCAGCAGCATTTCCAAactcacacaatcacacatgctTTTGAAAGCAGTGTTTCCATGAAAACAATATAAATagtttaaataataatacaaaagacACTAACAGCTGTTTAGCATGTACAGCACATAAAAACCTGTCAACAATTGCAATCTTACTGTGTGGTTTGCACCTTTAGCACCTACAGACCGTGAGGTTCTGCCGATGGACTCTGATGTATTCAACCCGTACCACAACCCGAATGAAGTGAGGAAGTTCAACATCCAGAGGACTCAGCTGCTGATAGATGAATTGGAGCTCGGCTCTGGGAACTTTGGCTGCGTCAAGAAAGGAACCCTCACGACTGAATCGTGAGGACTGAAACATTATCAAACGACAGCTGTATAAAAGTTTCACTACTGAAC
The Perca fluviatilis chromosome 9, GENO_Pfluv_1.0, whole genome shotgun sequence genome window above contains:
- the LOC120564948 gene encoding tyrosine-protein kinase ZAP-70, with amino-acid sequence MSIDPAAELPFFYGSISRSDAEQHLKLAGMADGIFLLRQCLRSLGGYVLSVVWNLEFHHYSIEKQLNGTYCISGGKPHCGPAELCEFYSKDPDGLVCILKKPCHRSPDTPIRPGVFDNLRENMLREYVKQTWNLEGEAMEQAIISQAPQLEKLIATTAHEKMPWYHGKISRQEGERRLYSGAQPDGKFLVRDREESGTFALSMIYGKTVYHYQILQDKAGKYSMPEGTKFDTIWQLVEYLKMKADGLVTNLGEACVNGKTAGKTPSLPATRRPVTNGYTPPPRAPTDREVLPMDSDVFNPYHNPNEVRKFNIQRTQLLIDELELGSGNFGCVKKGTLTTESGQVDVAIKVLKSDNEKLVQEEMMREAEIMHQLSNPFIVRMLGLCKAENLMLVMEMASAGPLNKFLSSKKDTVTTENIVNLMHQVSMGMKYLEEKNFVHRDLAARNVLLVNQQFAKISDFGLSKALGADDNYYKARTAGKWPLKWYAPECINFHKFSSKSDVWSFGITMWEAFSYGGKPYKKMKGPEVMRFIDSGNRMECPPACPERMYAVMKECWIYKHEERPDFKKVAEYMKSYHYSISNKAKPEEAAAAAPPPSLSSRQKQGTFCPSAAQSILSTGQ